One window from the genome of Pyrobaculum ferrireducens encodes:
- a CDS encoding ATP-binding protein: MIRRICLDHFRGVKAGCVELGRRSLIHGPPNSGKTTYIEALALLVQSRGEQWLALEGPLLIVHEPEDLHHGGDLDKPFAVEFTAEVGAGEVSYGYRYATATNYVEQWVGIGGRLLARMAKRGERGVLTHPVEAELCAAPYAVMNEDALITCAAVESEELRAAERALMELRIGLKDKFYFISGRRLAAWKYTYETHVDLMPQTSVGPEGQFTPHHLSRVLTLPSYDPVREALYAYLPAAGVEDVRVGLVKSGRVALYVKKGGLWTNAYNAGSYTKAVLPVLLQMLLANEGSAVFIDDADLAVPSDRAEALLSTLLEIAERRRLQLVAAAREPAFARAAEKLGMSIAAL, encoded by the coding sequence ATGATAAGGAGGATATGTCTAGATCACTTCAGAGGGGTAAAGGCTGGTTGCGTGGAGCTGGGGCGCCGCTCCCTCATCCACGGCCCCCCAAACTCGGGAAAAACCACGTACATAGAAGCCCTCGCCCTCCTCGTCCAGAGCCGGGGAGAGCAGTGGCTGGCGCTGGAGGGCCCCCTCCTAATCGTCCACGAGCCCGAGGACCTGCACCACGGAGGCGACCTCGACAAGCCCTTCGCCGTGGAGTTCACCGCTGAGGTGGGGGCCGGCGAGGTCAGCTACGGCTACAGATACGCCACTGCGACGAACTACGTGGAGCAGTGGGTCGGGATCGGGGGGAGGTTGCTGGCGAGGATGGCTAAGAGGGGGGAGCGCGGCGTCTTGACGCACCCCGTGGAGGCGGAGCTCTGTGCCGCGCCCTACGCGGTGATGAACGAAGACGCACTCATAACCTGCGCCGCGGTGGAGAGCGAAGAGCTTAGAGCCGCCGAGAGAGCCCTCATGGAGCTGAGGATAGGACTGAAAGACAAGTTTTACTTCATCAGCGGCCGGAGGCTCGCCGCGTGGAAATACACATACGAAACCCACGTAGACCTCATGCCGCAGACCAGCGTGGGGCCGGAGGGGCAGTTCACCCCCCACCACCTCTCAAGAGTGCTGACCCTCCCCTCCTACGACCCGGTTAGAGAGGCCCTCTACGCCTACCTACCCGCCGCGGGGGTGGAGGACGTCCGCGTCGGCCTTGTGAAAAGCGGCAGAGTGGCGCTGTACGTTAAGAAGGGCGGGTTGTGGACCAACGCCTACAACGCCGGTAGCTACACCAAGGCAGTCCTCCCAGTCCTCCTCCAGATGCTCCTAGCCAACGAAGGCTCCGCGGTCTTCATAGACGACGCCGATCTAGCAGTCCCCAGCGACAGGGCCGAGGCGCTCCTGTCCACCCTGCTGGAGATCGCCGAGAGGAGGCGCCTCCAGCTGGTGGCCGCCGCCAGAGAGCCCGCCTTCGCCCGCGCCGCCGAGAAGCTCGGCATGAGCATCGCCGCTCTGTGA
- a CDS encoding PIN domain-containing protein translates to MKLVLDTSALIYIVERRIDIGVLLEHEIHIPTAVVEELRTLSARSRKARAAAQLLPLLRPRIVERRGPADVAVVELAREIGAVLVTGDSALAERARREGVPVAKFHKGQLAIY, encoded by the coding sequence GTGAAGCTGGTGCTAGACACCTCGGCTCTCATCTACATAGTAGAGCGCAGGATAGACATAGGGGTCTTGTTAGAACACGAAATACACATCCCAACGGCCGTGGTGGAGGAGCTCCGCACCCTCTCCGCAAGGAGTAGAAAGGCGAGGGCCGCCGCGCAGTTGCTCCCCCTCCTAAGGCCGAGGATAGTGGAGCGGCGGGGCCCGGCCGACGTCGCCGTGGTGGAGCTGGCGAGGGAGATAGGCGCCGTCTTGGTGACGGGGGACTCCGCCCTGGCCGAGCGCGCCAGGCGCGAGGGGGTGCCCGTGGCCAAGTTCCACAAGGGGCAGCTCGCCATATATTGA
- a CDS encoding DNA-directed RNA polymerase, with the protein MPFRLVEAEDYVRIPPTEFGKPLEDIALQQLKSRYEGRVLREVGYVVAVLKAEVGREGKIVFGDGGTYHKAVFTMLTYMPLDGEVVEGVVENVREMGMLVRVGPILGFINKIHVMDEPNIFFDASTKSYIGERTKRRVSVGDVVRARITGVSFTTPREGTDLLLRVTLTMRMPGMGKLEWLREKKPAAKKT; encoded by the coding sequence GTGCCTTTTAGATTAGTCGAGGCGGAGGACTACGTGCGGATCCCCCCCACGGAGTTTGGAAAGCCGCTGGAGGACATCGCCCTACAGCAGTTGAAAAGCCGCTACGAAGGGAGGGTGTTGAGAGAGGTTGGGTACGTCGTAGCGGTGTTGAAGGCCGAGGTGGGGCGGGAGGGGAAGATCGTCTTCGGCGACGGCGGGACCTACCACAAGGCTGTCTTCACAATGCTGACATATATGCCTCTCGACGGCGAGGTGGTGGAGGGAGTCGTGGAGAACGTCAGGGAGATGGGCATGCTAGTCAGGGTGGGGCCCATCCTCGGCTTTATAAACAAGATACACGTCATGGACGAGCCCAACATATTCTTCGACGCAAGCACCAAGAGCTACATCGGCGAGAGGACAAAGCGTAGGGTGTCGGTCGGCGACGTGGTGAGGGCCCGCATCACCGGCGTCAGCTTCACCACCCCCAGAGAGGGCACAGACCTCCTCCTCAGAGTAACCCTCACCATGAGGATGCCCGGCATGGGCAAGCTGGAGTGGCTAAGGGAGAAAAAGCCTGCGGCTAAGAAGACATGA
- the spt4 gene encoding transcription elongation factor subunit Spt4: protein MSAKKKTLSGYKACRRCKLVVPEDAKQCPNCGSEEFAPRWRGMIAVIDPAKSCIAKRLGIEKSGIYALEIVEE, encoded by the coding sequence ATGAGCGCCAAGAAGAAGACGCTAAGCGGCTACAAGGCGTGCAGGCGGTGCAAGCTAGTGGTGCCAGAAGACGCGAAGCAGTGCCCCAACTGCGGCTCCGAGGAGTTCGCCCCCAGGTGGCGCGGCATGATAGCAGTAATAGACCCCGCCAAGTCGTGCATCGCCAAGAGGCTCGGCATAGAAAAAAGCGGGATATACGCCCTAGAAATAGTAGAGGAGTAA